Within Paenibacillus sabinae T27, the genomic segment AAACGAACCAAATGACCCAAACGAACCAAATGACCCTGAAAACCTGAAATTGTACATCTTTTGCCGGCCTTGGAGCTTTCACTGGCTGGGATACCTGCTATTATGCAGTTATTTCCGGTTCAACACCCATTGCAGGAGGCATAGTCCTGAAGTTCCTGCACGATAGCAGGTTTTTCCCACTAACCCACGTTTTTGCCTGAAAAAACCTGCACATTCGCTGGTTTGCAAGCAAGAGCGCTGAACTAATCCGTAACCCACGGGATCTTGCGGTACGGCCCCGCGCCCCGTGCATCTTTGCAGCCACGGCCTCCTGCGGTGCAGCCGCCCTCGCCTACGGCCTCCTGCGGTACAGCCACCCCGCGCATCTCGTCTGCGGACTCCTGCGGTGCAGCCGCCCCGCTATCCCCGCCGCCCCAACTACAAATCCCGTCCGCTCGCGGCGCACGATCTTGATGGAGCACTAAACATAACGACACCAACCGGATCTTGCGGAGCCACCCGTACATCCCCGCCGTCCCGTACATCCCCGCTCCGCGCATCTCGCCTACGGCCTCACCCGCCCCATGCACCCCCGCCGCTACAACTACAAATACCGCTCGCCCGCGGCGCGCGATCTTACGACGACGGCAGGCGTTCCGTAGGCCACCGCGTACCCGCCGATATCGGAGAGAACAGTCGCCCCCGCCCCAATGACTGTGTGCTCCCCGATGCGGACGGAGTGAATGGCGTTCGCTCCCAGCGAGAGCACGGAAAAATCGCCGATCGTCACATTCCCGCCCGTCGTGGCGCCCGGAGCCAGCGTGACATAATCCCCGGTCCGGCTGTCGTGATCGACCGATGCGTTTGGATACAGCACGCAGTGTTCGCCGATGACCGTGTCGCTGTTAACGACCGCCCCCGCCATCAGAACGGTGCCTTGTCCCAGCACGGCTCCCCTTGCGATCCAGGCGCCCGGATGGACAGCGGTAACGAAGGGAATATCCGGGCAATGGGAAGTGATCCGGGCGACGATGCCCGCGCGGGCCCAGTTGTCTCCGATGGCGACGATGACGCCGTCTATTTCCTCCCGGTGATCGGCAAGGTATTGTTCGCTTCCAAGAATCCGGTATCCGTACACGTCGGTGCCAGCAGCCTTGTAGCTGTCGAGCAGCCCCGCGATCCGGTATTGCCCATGCCGCTCAACAGTATCGATTACCGCTTTGGCATGCCCTCCCGCTCCGAATACGACAATGTTATTCTTCAAGGCTCAAGTCCCCCTTTTTAAAATATAAGAATTTATAAGCCGGGCGCTTATCATTTGGTCTTATATTTCTTCTAGTTTCAATATAGCACACGCTCCGGGCCAATTTACGGTTTTTGCAACTTAGCAATTGACAACTTTCAGGCAGGAGTGTTACGCTTTACTTGCGTTCGTTAAATAGAACAAAAATAACGATTTCCGTTCGCTATGCTCTCATTCTAAGTACTCGTTCGCTATGCTCTCATTCTAAGTACTCGTTCGCTATGCTCTCATTCTATGTGCTCGTTCACTATGCTCTTGTTCTATGAACTCGTTCACTATGCTCTCATTCCATGCACTCGTTCGCTATGCTCTCATTCCATATTCTCGTTCGTTATGTACTCATTCGCTATGTTATCGATGGTAAGGAGATATCCCATGGGAAATCCATTTGCGCTGAAGACGGAAGCCCTGTCAACCGAAATGCGTCTTCTCCTGGCGATTCTCGCGGCGGAGAAGGCCGAGGATCTGCCGGTCCGCTTCCCAGACTTGTTCCGCGAGGCGGACTGGGAGGAGTTCGTCAAGCTTGCGCTGCATCATCGCGTATATCCCAATCTCTATCCCCGGATGAAGAGTCTGGGGGAGGCGGTGCCGGGGGAAGTGACAGGTTGCCTGTATGCCCACTACAGCCGGAACACGTTCCAGATGCTTCATCTAAGCGCTGAAATGGAATTTCTGGGTGGGGAGCTGGCCCGGAGAAATATCCGCGCGCTTTTTCTGAAGGGGCCGGTCATTGCCAAAGATCTGTACGGGGACATCTCCATGCGCACCTCCTGCGATCTGGATCTCCTGATTCCGCTGGCCCAGCTGCCGGGCGCGGAGATGATGCTGACCAGTCTGGGGTATATCAAGGACGATTATATCCATACCGTTCTGAACGACTGGAAATGGCGGCATCACCACACGACCTTCACCCATCCGAAAAAAGGGGTCAAGGTGGAGCTTCATTGGAGGCTGAATCCGGCACCTTCCGGCGAACCCGATTTCGAGGAGCTGTGGGAACGAAGACGCCTAAGCAAGCTGACTGGCCGGCCGGTTGCCTATTTGGGGAAGGAAGACCTGTTCCTGTTCCTCGTCTCCCACGGGGCGAGGCACGGCTGGTCGAGACTGCGGTGGCTGCTCGATATTAAGCAGCTGCTGCTGCAGCGGCCGGACGCCAGAAGGCTGACCGCTCTGCTCCGCAAGCACCGCTACTACCATGTCGGGGGGCAGGCGCTGACCCTGGCCCGGGAGCTGCTGGACGCCGAGATCGCGGAAGGCCTTGAGCGAATGGAACGCGCTCCGAAATCGCGGGCGATGGCGCAGGGCGCGATGTTTTATCTGGAACGGATGATTAACCTGCATTCGCTTCCCGTTCCCGAGGATGTGGCGTCTTATCACAAGCGGCATCAATTCGCGCTGTTCTCACCGGTCCAGAAGCTCGTGTTCGTCCTGAGCTTCCTCTTTCCTTATCCGGAGGATGCCGAAACGCTGCCGCTGCCCAAACCGCTGCATTTCCTGTATGTTCCGCTCCGGCCCTTTCTATGGGCTTGGCGAAAGAGCAAACGCTTTACCTGATTTCGGCTTTGGCCGTTTACCGAAGGGAGATGAGGCTTCAGATGATTGGAAAAGTGCTAAGGACGGTCCGCAGCCAGTACCGCGAACGGGGTCTGTTAAGTACGCTGGCCATGAACCTGTCTCATTTCACCGGATTTTTGCGGGGGCTGTTCTATAAGCTCTTGTATTTCGGCAGCATTTCCTATGCTCCGTTCTCCATGCAGGGCAACAGCACCATCGAAATCTTCAACCGGAAATCCAGGCTGAAGCTCGGCAGCTTCGTATTTA encodes:
- a CDS encoding nucleotidyltransferase domain-containing protein; this encodes MGNPFALKTEALSTEMRLLLAILAAEKAEDLPVRFPDLFREADWEEFVKLALHHRVYPNLYPRMKSLGEAVPGEVTGCLYAHYSRNTFQMLHLSAEMEFLGGELARRNIRALFLKGPVIAKDLYGDISMRTSCDLDLLIPLAQLPGAEMMLTSLGYIKDDYIHTVLNDWKWRHHHTTFTHPKKGVKVELHWRLNPAPSGEPDFEELWERRRLSKLTGRPVAYLGKEDLFLFLVSHGARHGWSRLRWLLDIKQLLLQRPDARRLTALLRKHRYYHVGGQALTLARELLDAEIAEGLERMERAPKSRAMAQGAMFYLERMINLHSLPVPEDVASYHKRHQFALFSPVQKLVFVLSFLFPYPEDAETLPLPKPLHFLYVPLRPFLWAWRKSKRFT
- a CDS encoding acetyltransferase; this encodes MKNNIVVFGAGGHAKAVIDTVERHGQYRIAGLLDSYKAAGTDVYGYRILGSEQYLADHREEIDGVIVAIGDNWARAGIVARITSHCPDIPFVTAVHPGAWIARGAVLGQGTVLMAGAVVNSDTVIGEHCVLYPNASVDHDSRTGDYVTLAPGATTGGNVTIGDFSVLSLGANAIHSVRIGEHTVIGAGATVLSDIGGYAVAYGTPAVVVRSRAAGERYL